In one window of Helianthus annuus cultivar XRQ/B chromosome 17, HanXRQr2.0-SUNRISE, whole genome shotgun sequence DNA:
- the LOC110924753 gene encoding uncharacterized protein LOC110924753 — translation MVEWLCAGDSNTSYFHNSVKSRNARNKIHCIHDVHGNRFDGDDIPAALLDHYSTFLGTDQLVQNFNGEDLFVNTLNQDTADHMVRQVTRAEVKKAIFSIGENKAPGPDGFTSAFFKHAWILWVMSKIITDRIKGSLDKLVNIIQSAFIPGRKISNNILLTQELMHNYHLNRGPPRCAFKIDIQKVYDTVSWQFLESSLHNFGFHYKMVNWIMTCVTMVSYSLSINGELHGYFAGKRGL, via the exons ATGGTTGAATGGCTTTGTGCTGGGGATTCGAATACATCCTACTTCCACAATTCTGTGAAAAGCAGGAATGCTAGGAACAAGATTCATTGTATTCATGATGTGCATGGTAATCGGTTTGACGGTGATGATATCCCTGCTGCTCTTTTGGACCATTACTCAACGTTTTTGGGAACCGATCAGCTTGTTCAAAATTTTAATGGTGAAGATCTATTTGTTAACACTTTAAACCAAGATACGGCAGATCATATGGTTAGACAAGTGACCCGAGCAGAGGTTAAAAAAGCCATATTTAGCATTGGGGAAAATAAGGCTCCTGGACCGGATGGTTTCACTTCTGCATTCTTTAAGCATGCCTGGATATTGTGGGTGATGAG CAAGATTATAACGGATAGGATTAAGGGAAGTTTGGATAAATTGGTCAACATAATTCAGTCGGCTTTTATTCCGGGCAGGAAAATTTCAAACAATATTCTTCTGACTCAGGAATTAATGCACAATTATCATCTTAATAGAGGGCCTCCTAGATGTGCTTTCAAGATTGATATTCAGAAGGTGTACGATACAGTCAGCTGGCAGTTTCTTGAGTCTAGTTTGCACAATTTTGGGTTCCATTATAAAATGGTTAATTGGATTATGACATGTGTCACAATGGTGTCATACTCGCTTAGCATAAATGGGGAGCTTCATGGTTATTTTGCGGGTAAGCGTGGTCTTTGA